The genome window ACGCGCTCGAGAAACGGGTCGATCACCGCACGGCCGTCTTCGCCGCCCGAGAGGGCCCGTTCCATCCAGTCGTCCCACTCGTTTTCGGGGTCCGTCGGCAGATACGGCGGGTTGAACGCCACGACGTCGAACGCGTCGTTGGCGAACGGGGAGACGAGGTCGGCACGGACCGACTCGACGCCCTCGCCACGGGCTTGCCGGACGGCGTGGGGGTTCAGGTCCGAGGCGACCACACGCGCGTCGGTCACCTCGCTGATCCGTCCAGCGACGTAGCCAGAGCCCGTCCCGACCTCGAGGATCGCGTCGTCGGGGTCGGCGGCGAGTCGCTCGCAGACGACGTCGGCGAGCAACTGCGAGTCTTCGGCTGGCTGGTACACGTCCGTCTCGATATCGCGTCGATCTCTGAGTGTCATCGGTCGGATTCAGTCGAGTCAGTCGTCTTCTCGTGGCGTCAGCTCTCGCTCTCGGTCATCGCGGCGGTCCGGGCCGGCGTGGCCACCATCGTCGGTGACCTTCGTACTGTCCGCTCTCGGTCGGTCGGAGAGCTGGCGCTGTGGGTAGGGGATGGTGATTCCCGCGTCGTCGTACTCGCGTTTGATCGCGTTGATCGCGGCCGTTCGGGCGTTCGAGACGCGTCTGGCGCTCGGATCGTCGATCCAGAAGCGCACACCGAGGACGACCGCTGAGTCGCCGAACTCCTTGCTGACGACCCGTGGGCTCGGCGCCGATAGCGCGACCTCGAGGTCGGCGACGGTCGATTCGGCGAGCGAAGCGGCGTGTTCGACGTCCGTGTCGTAGTCGACCCCGACGTCGATTTCGATGCGCAGACGGCCGCGTTTCGAGCGATTCGTCACCATGCTCGAGGCGATGACGTCGTTGGGGATCATGATGTACTCGCCGTCGAACGAGCGGATGCGGGTGTTGACGATGGAGATGTCGGTGACGATCCCCTGTTCGTCGTCGACGACGACCCAGTCGCCGATCTCGAACGGCCGGTCGAACATCATGACGAAGCCTGCGAGGACCGTCCCAAGCGTCTGGCGAGCGGCCATCCCGACGACGATCCCCAGAAAGCCGGCCCCGACGAGGAGACCCCCAAGGTCGTCGATCCAGACCCCGAGGACGACCACGAGCGACACCGACCAGATGATAACCTGGGCAACCCGGTGGCTAATCTCGCGCTGGTGGGCCGTGACGGCCGACGATGATCCGAGAACTTCGTCGATGAGCCGGCGGATGAACCGCGTGACGATCAGCGTCCCGACGAGCAAGATGAACGAGGCGATCGCATTTGGCACGAGTGCGCTGTCGATTCCGTGGTCCGTGTAGGCATCGCGGACCGTCCCCGTCTGTTCCCACACCCCCAGGACGACGGCGAGAACGAACGCACAGGTGCCGACGAGGAGGACGGTCGAGACGAGATCGCCGTACAGTGGTCGGCTTCGGCTGCTAATCCACGACTGCAGGCTCCGATAGGTGAGCAAGACGAACACCAGCAGTCCAAGGGCCGCAACCGAGATGGCGAATTTCAGCTCCGTCGACTCGATACTGCCGAGTGCCGAGTCGAATCCGACCAGTACGTCTGACATATTTCGTCGGCTCTCGAGGCTTTTCGTTCGTGAAGCTTTGAGTATCCGTCGGTCGGCGGTCGCCGACTCACCGGATCGATCGGTCGCTCAGCCGTTCGACTCGAGCCCGCTCGTCTCGAGGGCGAGTTGCGCCAGCGCGGCGAATTCGGCCGGTGCCATCGCGCCCGCCCGTTTGCGAAGGACCTCCTCGTCGGCGGCCTCGACGACTGCCTCCGGCTCCGTGAGCCCGGAGATGTGAGCCGTGTTCCGAATCGCGTTCCGGATCGTCTTTCGCCGCTGGGTGAACAGCGCCTTCACGAACCGGAGGAAAAAAGCCTCGTCGTCGACCGCATAGTCGGGCGCACGTGGCTCAGCACGAACGACCGCACTCTGGACGGCTGGTGGCGGCGAAAACGCTTCCTTTGGGATCGACTCGACGAGTTCGACGGCCGCGTAGTGCTGGCTCGAGACCGAGAGTCGACCGTATGCCGAGGTGCCCGGTTCGGCGACCATTCGCTCGGCGAACTCCTGTTGGAACATCAGGACCAGCGGCCGCTTCTCGGGGAAGAGTCGAAACGCGATCTCGCTCGAGACGCCGTAGGGGAGGTTCGACACCGAGGCCGTAAACTCGGGGAGGTCGACCTCGAGGGCGTCACCCTCGATCACCGTCAGCCGACCCGACTCGACCTCCTCGCGGAACTCCTCGCGCAGGAACGCCGCGAGTTTCGGGTCGCGTTCGACGACGGTCACCTCGTCGCCGACGGCGAGCAATCGGTCAGTGAGCGCCCCTGTCCCGCCGCCGATCTCGAGCAGGTGGCCGGTGTCGGCCTCGATGTCTTCTAGATAGGTCGGTAATCGGTCGAGGACGCGGTCGTCGACGAGAAAGTGCTGGTCGCGGTCCGGGTCGCCACGGACGCCGGCCCGGGCGATCAGCGCGTCGGGATCTCTCATTGGCCGAAGTTTGACCGGGGCAGGTGTAAACGCACCGTCTCGAGCGTTCGATCTGACACCGAATTCGGCGACCCCGACCGACGGGTCAGCGAGCGTGAGCGACTTCAGAGTTGTCACTGTTAGTACGCCCACCTATACCGATAGCCCGAGGCTATCGGATATGGAACAGCAATCGGACGGCGGACCGACGACCGTCGCGTGTCCAGCTTGCCAACACGACGTACTGTTCGGGCTCCCCCACTCGGCTGTCGTGGTCTCCGTGACGAACGTCTCGGCCGACGACCAGCGCGAGGACGAGTCGGATGCGTCCTCGCGGTATCGCCACGTGTGGAGTCGCTGCCCGAACGACCATCCGGTCGCCGTCTGCTACGACTGGTAACTGGGGGAGCCACCGACGACGTCAACTCGAGAGAACAGTCCTCTGATATCGGCTCGTTACTCCTGGGCACCGTCGCGTCGACCCACGAACGTCTGGTACTTCAGATCGTCGTCACGAAGCTCCTCGAGGATCCGCTCGACGATGATCTCGTCCGGGTCGTGCAGGCCCGAGACCCGTTCGGAGAGTTCGTCGAAACTTCCGAACGGCTTGCGTTTTCGTTCGTCGAGGATGCCGTTTCGTAGTTTCTTTCCGATCCCCGGCAAGAGATTTAGCTGGTGGAGCCGGAGCGTGATCGGCTGGGCGTCGTTGTAGAAGTCGACGAACCGCCGTTCGTGTTCCTCGACGAGATCTTCGACGACGTACTCGAGTTCCGTCTTCGCCCCCGACGAAAGATCGTCGTACTCGACCTCCTGGCACTCGATGACGACGTCGCGTTCTTCGGGTGGCTCGACGACGACATCGCTGCCGATCGTAAGCCGTACCGCTTCGTCGAACGCGACTTCGTAGAGCTGGAAGTCGTCGATACGCATGGCGTATCCGGCCGGTGACTTTTCGTACTGTGGCCGTGCGTCGTCAGAGAGTCCGTGTGCGAGGTAGTCCAACACGACTGCACGGCGAACGTCGGTCTCGTCGCCTTCCGCTTCGCTCATTGTAACACGGTACGGGAACGGCCTACTTAAAGAGTCGGCCCGCTTTCATACGATCGATCGCAGCGCGGGTTCGAGAGTGACGGAACCGGCGACGATCCACCCGACCTGCGTGCCGTCGTTCGAACGGACTGGTGTCTGTGGGTTCCGTCGTACCGACGCCCTCTCTCGTCGGTATCCCAAGAATCTGGCACGACACAACGGACCGCTTCAGGCGTACTGTGCGACGACGTTGAGGATCTCGTCGAGTTCGTCACCCGACAGCGAGTACCGCTGCTGTGCGAACACCGCTCGGAGCTCGTCGCGGTTGCGCGGCAGGAGGTTCGCGATTTTGTACGCCGTAGGCTCGTCGACCTTCTCGAGTTCCTCGAGTTCGGCGACGAGTTCCTGGGCCTCTTCGGGGTCCAGCGCGGCGAAGCGGTTGACGTGCTCGATCGCTCGTGCGAGTTCATAGCGCAGCTCGCGATCCTCGTCCAGTGCGCGTTCGGCTTCGATGTCGGCGAGGAGCTCTTTCGCCTCCGAGATCGTCAGATACTCCTCGTCGACGATCTCCTTGAAGATCGTCATACTGGCTTAGACGCGTTCTTCGGATCGGTCCTGGGCACGCATGTGGGCCGCGGTGACGATCAGCGTCTTCTCTTTGCCGCCGTCGTCGATGCGGACCTTGAACGCGTTGCCCTGTTTGCCGACGACCTCTCCGGTGTGGCCGTCAAAGCGCGGGTGGAAGCGGCCTTTGGAGACGCTTGGGTCGATCTTGAGATGGACCATCTCACCGTCCTCGTACTGCTGAATCGCACGCTGTGGCGGAGACGTGCCGCGCTCTCGAGGATCGTTCGCGAGTTTGTTCCGGGTTCCCTGACGAGGGCCATTAGAGTTCGGCATAGTCGTACGACGCGGTTAGCCGCTGACGGTTATAAAACACACGTATTCGCGCAGGCGTCGACGTGCCGTGGTCACACACGTCGGCGTATCGTCGAACCGGCCCGAGTGGACACAGCTAACCACCTCGAGTACGATGCCTGGGATATGACCGACGGCGATGGCCGACACGACATGGAGTATCGAATCGAGACCCGCTCGATTCACGCCGGACAGCACCCCGACGAAGAGACGGGTGCGCTGATGACGCCGATCCACGCGAACTCGACGTACGAGCAAGACGCTCCAGGCGACCACCGCGGCTACGAGTACTCGCGGACGGGCAACCCCACCCGAACTGACCTCGAGGCGAATCTCGCGAGCCTCGAGAACGCCGAGTACGGTCGCTGTTTCGCCAGCGGGATGGCTTCGATCAACACCGTTCTCAACCTGCTTTCGGCGGGCGATCACGTCGTCACGGGCAACGACGTCTACGGCGGCACCCACCGCATCTTCACCCAGGTCTATGAGGACTACGACCTCGATTTTACGTTCGTCGACATGACCGACCTCGAAGCGATCGAGGACGCATTCCGCGAGGAGACGGAACTGCTGTGGCTCGAGACACCCACCAATCCGCTCATGTCGATCGTCGACATCGAGGGTGCAGCCGAGATCGCCCACGCGAACGACGCACTGTGTGCGATCGACAACACGTTCGCGACGCCGTATCTCCAGCGGCCGCTGGATCTCGGAGCCGATATCGTCTCACACTCGCTGACCAAGTACCTCGGGGGCCACTCGGACGTCGTCGGCGGTGCCCTCCTCACAAACGACAGCGACCTCGACGAGCGCATTGGGTTCTACCAGAACGCCGTCGGCGCGACGCCCGGCCCCTTCGAGTCCTTCCTCGTCCTCCGCGGAACCAAGACGCTGCCCGTCCGGATGGACCGTCACTGCCGGAACGCAAGCGAGATCGCCGCCTGGCTCCAGGGCCACCCACGCGTCGACCGCGTCCACTATCCGGGGCTCGAGAGCCACCCCGGCCACGAGATCGCCAGCGAACAGATGGACGATTTCGGCGGCATGCTGAGTTTCGAACTCGACGCCAGCCTCGAGGAGGCAAGCGAGGTCGTCTCGAGCACCGAGGTGTTCACGCTCGCGGAGAGTCTCGGCGGCGTCGAGAGCCTGATCGAACAGCCCGCGCCGATGACTCACGCTGCGATTCCCCGCGAAGAGCGACTCGAGGCCGGATTGACCGACAGCCTGATCCGCGTCTCCGTCGGCATCGAACACGTCGACGACCTGATCGGGGACCTAAATCGTGCGTTCGAGGCGTCGCTGGAATAGCTGATGCGGCCGAGAGACACCGGGGGGTGACAGTACGCTCACGAACGGCCGACGTGTGAGCGTCGGGGCTGGTAAACGGGGTGGATTTATGTTCCCCGCCTTACCTCTCAGGGATAATGTACGAGACGATCGCTGTCCCCGAAGACGGCAGTCCCGAAGCCAGAACTGTCGCCGAACAGCCACGGAGCGTCGCTGGTGCGCTCGACTCGAGTGGCCAGTTTCCCGCCCCCGTTCTTCCGGTTACGTATCCGTTCGACGTTGATTTCGTCGTCGACATCGACAGAACGAGCAGTCGCGTCGCGGAACTCACTGGGGACGTTTTCGGTGGCTCGACCGCCGACGGTACGGATGAGTAATTCCCCTCCAGCCGGGAGGGGAGTGCTCCGCTCCATGTTTTTGCCTCGACGTCCGGGTACGCGTTCGAGCGACACGCCGTACGGAGGCGGTCGGTGATGGAAACCACCGACCGACTTGCGGCGATGTTCCCCGAGTCCTCACGTAACGCGGCGCTTTCGTGGCTCCTCGTGGGACTGCTTGTCCTGGGTGCGATCGGTGGCGGCTGGCTCGAGGCGTACGCATCGGTGCTGTTTGCGCTCGTCGCGGTCGCGGTTGCGACTGCGCCCGCGATCAGGTTTCGCGATCTGACCGTCATGCCACCGTGGTACTTCGTTTTCTTGGTCGCGCTTCCCGTCCTCTGGGAGGCGTTCGGTCCACAGCCGCTCGTCACGGGTATCGTGCCAGCACTGGCGCTCGGAACGCTCGGCCTCCTCGCCGTCGTTGAACTCCACCGGTTCACCTCGCTTCGACTCGTCCCGTGGTTCAGCGTCGTTCTCACCGTCGTGGTGACGCTCGCGATGATCGGGCTACTGAACATTTTCCGGTGGACGTCGGATACCCTGTTGGGAACGACGTTCTTACTCGACGGTCGCAGCCAGGATGCGATCAATGCGGCCGTGATGATCGAGTTTAGCTACGCCGTCGTCGCCGGGCTCCTCGCTGGCTTCGTCGTCTTCGTGCACTTTCGCCTATCCGACACCGAGACCCACCCCCGAGTGGCCGGTTCATCACCACCTCACCACGACGGTGACGATGACCGATCGGTCGACGCTGTCGTCTTGAGCGACCGTCTCGGAATCCCGATCGCTCGACAGCGGGCACTCACTCGAGCGATGCAACTCGTTCTGGTCGGGATTTTCGTCTACGGGCTGTTCGTCCGGGACCTCCCGGTACTGACGAACGCGGCGCTTGCAATCGCCATCACGTTCATCCCCGCACTACTCCGACGGAACTACGCGTTGCCGATCGAGCCCGGGCTCGCCCTCTGGGTCGCGAGTGCGGTCTTCTTTCACACCCTCGGAACGGTTGCTCTGTACGATGCCATCGCCCCGTATGACCACCTCACGCACACGCTTTCCGCGTCGGTCGTTGCCGCCGCCGGCTACGCCGTGTTACGGGCGATCCACCTCCACGAGCGTTCGATCCATCTCCCGCCGTGGGCGATGTTTACGTTCCTCATCGCGTTTATCCTCGCGATCGGCGTGATCTGGGAAATCCTCGAGTTCATCGTCGATCAGGGGGCGCTCGCACTCGGGATGGAGCCGGTGCTCGCCCAACACGGCATCGACGACACGATCGTCGACATGATCTTCAACGTCGTCGGTGCATTACTGGTCGCGACGTGGGGGACGCTGTACCTCGTTGAACTCTCGGAGGCACTCGCAGCGCTGCTCGAGGACCGACTTGGGACCTGAAACGATAACATACCGTGAGTGTACAGGACGGGCCTGGCGCTCGAGATCGGACACGTCGACGGCCCGACCGTCGACGTCGATCGAGTGATCGATGCCGTGCTGGATCGAGCCGGTTTCAGCGGTCTTCCCCGTGGATCGACTCGAGCCGAGATAGTCGCTCGTGGAGGCGATACTGGACGCGAGGACCCCGAGCAGTACTCCGAGGATCGCCAGTGAAAGGACGTCACCGTGACCGACTGCGTACACCAGGACGGACGGGAGTGCCAGCCCACTCAGCACCAGTCCCAGGATCACCCACGGCGAGTTCGTCGTTCGCATCGTGTACCCGACACCTCGGTTGCCGTGCAGTTCAACTATTCGGATGGGAAACGTTCGCAGGCCCCCCAGCGAACACCGAGACCGCCAGCTACACGATACCGTCCGTCGAACCGGGGTGTATGAGCGACCGAGACGACGCCGGCGTCCACACGTTACCGTTCGACGTCGAGTACGGCGGCCTCGAGTTCACGATCACCCCGACGGCCGTCGAGACCGACCGTGGGGTCGTCCTGATCGACGTCGGTCCCGATGGTGCCGTCGACGCCCTTCGGACGCACCTCACGGCCATCGGCTACGACCTCGCGGACGTCTGGTTGGTCGTCCTCACTCACCACGACGGTGACCACGCGGGCGGACTCGACGAACTCTTAGACCACACCGATGCGGTCGTCGCGGCCCATCGCGAGGAAGCGCCGTATGTCACGGGCGACCGCGAGCCGATCAAGGGCGACGGCGACCGATACCCACCGGTTGCCGTCGACCTCGAACTCACCGACGGCGTTCGCGTGCCGACCCTCGCAGGACCGATGGACGTCGTGGAGACGCCGGGCCACGCGCCCGGCCACATCTCTCTGCACTTCCCTGCGGGCGGGTTGTTGATCGCTGGTGACGCACTCGTCGCCGACGGTGCGGCCTCACTCTCCGGGCCGAACCCCGAGTTCACTCCCGATATGAACCGCGCACTCGAGTCGGTCGCCGGACTCGCGGATCTCGAGATCGAACACGTCGTCTGTCACCACGGCGGATACGTACAGGCCGACAGCGACCGTCTTCGCGAGATCGTCGACTCGAGTTGCTAACTGCGGCCTGCGGTGGATCGACCCCGCCTCGCGTCGTCGACTCGTCGAAACGGAATTCTCATCGGGCTCGAGTGCCAACGACGTTCCAATGCGTCTCGAACTTCGCGTCTGCCAGCACTGTCTCGAGGGCGACCACGGCGCTGCCGAGCAGAAGACGGACCTGCTCGAAGACATGGTTGCCTGTGCCGAGGTTATCCAGGAACACAAGGAGGTCCTCGACCTTGGAGAGGTCCACATCCGTCGCGTTCGCGACGACGAACAGGGAAAGCCGGCGGCGTTGCCAGTCGTCGCAGCGACGATCCAGAACGACCAGGTGGTGCTCAACGATACCCAGCTCGTCGCGGAGGGCCAGGACGGAAACATGCTCCTCTATGCCAATCCCGATGACATCCTGACGGTGCTTGCGGGGAACGTCGACGAGATTAGCAAGGTGGTCCCCGGCGACGTCACCGTCGATCTCTCGGCGATCGGGGCCAAGATCGTCTCCGAGGCGGACCTCGGCGCGAACGTGAACAAACAACAGTGAGGTGAGTCTGACCCAGGCCGTGACCTCGAGTGGCAGGTTGCCATGGTTTTTCGTGGGTGGCGATACCAATGGGCTCGATTTTGGACAATAGTCAGTCTAAAATCAGCATTATTGTTTATTTCTGTAATTGATAGCTGTAACTCTTGCAGAAGTGCCCAGTCTTATCAGGACGCCAGCGACAAGAGACAGTCGTGAATCGACGAACGTTTGTGACTGGACTCGGTGCAACGTCTGCGATCTCTCTAACCGGTATGGCTGGCTGTCTCGACGACGGGCAGGCGTCGGGGTCGTTCCCATCGGACTCGCTGACGTGGATGATCCCCTGGTCGGAAGGTGGTGGGACCGACACGTACGCACGACAGCTGGCCCCGTTGGCCGAGGAGGCGCTCGACGAATCGATCGAAGTACGTAACGAGCCGGGTGCTGGTGGACTCTCTGGGATGGAGTGGCTCCTCAACCAGCCCGACGACGGCTACGTCTTCGGTACGGGGAACACGCCCAGCTGGCAGTTCGGGTGGCGCATCCAAGGGATCGACGACTGGGAGCCCACCGACTTCGACCCCATCGCTTACTCCGGGGTCTTCGGGTACACGATCATCGTCAACGACGAGTACGGGATCGACGACTTCGGTGGGCTGCAAGACGCCTACGCGGACGGCGAGATCGATTCGTTCGCGTTCCAGGGCGTCGGCCACGACAGTCACGCGGTCTCCTATCTCCTCCGGGACGAGTACGACCTCGAGTGGGACACCGCTGTCCCGTACGACGGCGGTGGTGCGGTCAACGAGGCGGTTATCTCGGGTGAAGTGCCGGCCGGGATTGCGACGAACACCTCGGCGGCCGACGCCGTCGACTCCGGTGACGTTAGCGCCGTCGTGAACCTCATGGACACCGACCTCGAGGCGTTCCCCGAGATCGACCAGATCACCAACTACGGCGACAGCCTCTCGTACATCGCCGAGTTCCAGCTGACCCACGTCGCACCGCCGGGCACGCCCGAGGAGGTCCGACGCGATCTCGCTGAGGCGATCGAGTACGCAGCAACCCACGAGGAAACCGAAGCGTGGGAGGCAGACACCGGTAACATCGTCGAGTACGGTGGTCTCGACGAGACAGCGTCGATCCTCGAAAGCGCACTCGACGACCTCGAGGCGAACGTCGACTTCGAGACGTTCGAACAGCGAATCGAAGAGGATCGGGAGTAACCCCCGAACTCTCTCCCAATGGGCACTGCACACTAGCGATGGAGTCGACACTATCACGTACACTTCGAACCGCTCTCGACGCGCTCGCCGACGCCGGTACCGTCGTGTTGGGCGAACGGCCAACGATGGAGCACCTGCTACTGTCGGTCTTTTTGCTCTCTGGACTCTACATGATCTGGGGTGCGCGAGAGTTTTCGGCCGATGCAGCGACCTTCCCGCGAGTGACTGCAGGGGCGATGGTCGTGTTTTCGGCGCTGTTACTCGCGCGAAACTATCTGCCGGGTCCGCTTCGCTCGGTGGCGACCACGCCCGTTCAGCTACTCTCGAGCGATGATACGCGCGCAGATATTGCCGGGACCGCGGACGCTGAACTCGACCAGTCAGCCAGTCGCGACTCTGCCGGCAGCTACACCTACGACGTCGACGATCCGTGCGGCCCCGCCGTCGTCGCCGGTCTCTGCGTCCTGTACACCGGGTTGACGTTTACGATCGGGATGCTCTATGCCACGCCGATCTTCGTCGGGGCGTATGCGCTCTGGGCGAGGCTATCGCTCCCACGGGCGACCGTTCTCGTCGCCGGGAGCTTCGGCATCGCCTATGCGTTCTTCCTCGCTGTCACGCCCGAGATCGCGGTCGGCTGGTACACCGGCTGGCGGTTCCCGGTTCCGGTGGCCCCCGACCTCCCGGTTTCGACGCTCCTCGGGGGTGACCCCGCGTGAGCCTCGAGGCGTTCGGCGTCGCACTCGAGACGCTGTTTACGGCCGAGACGATGGCGTGGGTCATCGCGGGAATCTTACTCGGGATCGTCGTCGGTGCCCTTCCCGGACTCGGGCCGCCGCTCGGAATGGCGATCATTCTGCCGCTGACGCTCCCGCTCGAGCCGACGAACGCGATCGTCCTGTTGATTAGCGTCTACAGCGGGTCGATGTACGGCGGCTCGATCGCGGCGATCCTTATCAACACGCCGGGCGTCTCGTCGTCGGCTGCCACGATGTTTGATGGCTATCCGATGTCCGAACAAGGACGGGCAGCGACAGCATTGTCGATCTCCGCGACGGCGTCGTCGATCGCTGGCATCATCACCGTCGTCACGCTGTTGGCGTTCTCGCCGTTTCTGGTCGCCGTCGTTCTGGCTGTCGGTACGCCAGAGCGATTCCTCGTTGCGGTGCTCGGTCTCGCGATGATCACTGTGGTCACCCGCGGCTCGATGCTCAAGGGGCTGCTCGCTGGCGTAGCCGGGCTGGCAGTCACGACGGTCGGGTCTGCGCCGATGAGTCTCGACAATCGGTATACGGATTCGATACTCCTCTACGACGGGATCAACTTCGTGGCCGTGCTCATTGGCCTGTTCGCGATCGCGGAGATGATGAAACTCGCCGGCCAGGACGGCGGCATCGCCGACGCCGACGTTCGCATCGGTGGTGGCGTTTCGACTGGTATTCGTGAGACGCTCAACCGACCCGTCACGGTGGTCAAATCCGGCTTTCTCGGGATGCTCATCGGATCGATCCCTGGCGCGGGAGCGACGGTCTCGAATTTTATTGCCTACTCCGAAGCCGTCCGCAGTTCCGACGATCCCGGATCGTTCGGGACCGGCAACGAAACGGGCGTTATCGCCTCCGAAGCGTCGAACAACGGGACCGTTGCCGGATCGCTCGTGCCAGCGATCTCTTTCGGAATCCCCGGTAGCTCCTCGACAGCGGTCCTCATCGGTGGATTACTCATGCACGACCTCCGCCCCGGTCAAAGCATGTTCGACCCCGGTGGTGAACTCGCACTCACGTACGCGATGTTGCTCGCGTTACTGATCGGGAACCTCGTCATCCTGCTGGTCGGTATCTCACTGATACCGAGACTCGACGTCCTGACGAAGATCGATACTGACTACATTATTCCAGTCGTTATCGTTCTCTCGTTCCTCGGGACGTACGCGCTTGACACCAACCCGGTCGACGTCCTGACGCTGTTGCTGTTCGGGGTGGTCGGATTCTACATGATCCGATACAACTACTCGGTGATCGCGTTCGTCCTCGGCGTCGTCCTCGGCGATATCGCCGAAGACAACCTGTTCCGATCGCTCGAGCTCTCGGATGGCTCGTACATGATCTTCGTCGATCCGTTCGAGTACGGCTGGCTCTCCCCGTTGTTGTTCGGGCTGATCTGTGTCGTCCTGCTCGGACCGTTTCTCAAAAGCGGGCTCGAGCGATTCCGGGGCTGAACGGGTTCTGTCCCCGCTTCGTTTCACCGTGAATCAGGGACCTAGCCGACTCGAGGCGTCGGCCGACGTCGAACTGTCGCGACCGTCTCGAGCGAGCAACCAGAGCGAACTGAAAAACGCGAGCAGGAGACAGGCAGCGAGGATGGCGAACGCCAGCCGGTAGCCGAACTCGGTGTAGGCGACGGTTCCTTCGACGGTCTCGCCGGTCTGGTAGGCGTCGAGTGCGACCCCCATTACTGTCGGAAGGATCGTCGCCCCGGCGAAGCCGGCCGTGTTCACGGTTGCGGTCGCGACTCCACTCGCACCGGCGGGATACCGTTCTTTGACGGCCGACAACGACAGCATCGCCGAGCCAAAGAGCACTCCAGCACCGAGATAGGAGATGGCAATGAGTGCCAGCGGTGGCGTTCCAAAGATGGGGACGACGCTAAAAGCAACCGCGAGCAACCCCATGCCCGCCGTCATCGGGAGCAAGCGCCGTCCCAGCCGATCCGAGACCCAGCCAATGGCTGGCGGGCCGACCAGGAGGCCGACCGAGCCGAGCAGGGTGAAATACGAGGCCGTCGTGACGTCGAGTTCGTAGACGACGACGAGATAGGGGACGCCCCACAGACCGAGCAGCGTCAGGATCGACCCGTTGCCCGCGAAGAAGACCACCGAGAGGAGCCACTGGTCTCTGTCCCGCGCGAGCGTCCGCAGGTAACTTCCGGTTTCCGTAAACGATACCGAGGGCTGTTCAGGAACTCCATCGATCGGCTCGAGGCCGGCGTCGGCCGGCGACTGTCGTGCGAGGACGAACACCGCGCCACCGGCGACGAATCCGACGACGGCGAGCCCGACGATGGTGGGACGCCAGCCGAAGGAGTCGACAGTGACGGCGAGTGGTGTCGTCGCGAGGATCGCACCGAGGCCGGCGACGCTCCCGGTCAGTCCCGCCATCGTCGCGAACTCGTCGGTCCGGTACCAGTTCGCACAGAACCGCAGGATCGAGACGAAGATGACGCCGCTACCGAGACCGATGAGTCCTCGAGAGACGAACGCAAGGAGGTAGCTCTCGCTGAGCGCGAA of Natrarchaeobaculum sulfurireducens contains these proteins:
- a CDS encoding Bug family tripartite tricarboxylate transporter substrate binding protein; translated protein: MNRRTFVTGLGATSAISLTGMAGCLDDGQASGSFPSDSLTWMIPWSEGGGTDTYARQLAPLAEEALDESIEVRNEPGAGGLSGMEWLLNQPDDGYVFGTGNTPSWQFGWRIQGIDDWEPTDFDPIAYSGVFGYTIIVNDEYGIDDFGGLQDAYADGEIDSFAFQGVGHDSHAVSYLLRDEYDLEWDTAVPYDGGGAVNEAVISGEVPAGIATNTSAADAVDSGDVSAVVNLMDTDLEAFPEIDQITNYGDSLSYIAEFQLTHVAPPGTPEEVRRDLAEAIEYAATHEETEAWEADTGNIVEYGGLDETASILESALDDLEANVDFETFEQRIEEDRE
- a CDS encoding tripartite tricarboxylate transporter permease, with the translated sequence MSLEAFGVALETLFTAETMAWVIAGILLGIVVGALPGLGPPLGMAIILPLTLPLEPTNAIVLLISVYSGSMYGGSIAAILINTPGVSSSAATMFDGYPMSEQGRAATALSISATASSIAGIITVVTLLAFSPFLVAVVLAVGTPERFLVAVLGLAMITVVTRGSMLKGLLAGVAGLAVTTVGSAPMSLDNRYTDSILLYDGINFVAVLIGLFAIAEMMKLAGQDGGIADADVRIGGGVSTGIRETLNRPVTVVKSGFLGMLIGSIPGAGATVSNFIAYSEAVRSSDDPGSFGTGNETGVIASEASNNGTVAGSLVPAISFGIPGSSSTAVLIGGLLMHDLRPGQSMFDPGGELALTYAMLLALLIGNLVILLVGISLIPRLDVLTKIDTDYIIPVVIVLSFLGTYALDTNPVDVLTLLLFGVVGFYMIRYNYSVIAFVLGVVLGDIAEDNLFRSLELSDGSYMIFVDPFEYGWLSPLLFGLICVVLLGPFLKSGLERFRG
- a CDS encoding MFS transporter — its product is MNVLSDPTKRRWLAWAALATVFLLVNLHRLSTAVLSDRLTTDFETTAAQLGTLHASFFLIYAAIQIPTGVLADRVGPRYVGSIGAVVLSVGAVGFALSESYLLAFVSRGLIGLGSGVIFVSILRFCANWYRTDEFATMAGLTGSVAGLGAILATTPLAVTVDSFGWRPTIVGLAVVGFVAGGAVFVLARQSPADAGLEPIDGVPEQPSVSFTETGSYLRTLARDRDQWLLSVVFFAGNGSILTLLGLWGVPYLVVVYELDVTTASYFTLLGSVGLLVGPPAIGWVSDRLGRRLLPMTAGMGLLAVAFSVVPIFGTPPLALIAISYLGAGVLFGSAMLSLSAVKERYPAGASGVATATVNTAGFAGATILPTVMGVALDAYQTGETVEGTVAYTEFGYRLAFAILAACLLLAFFSSLWLLARDGRDSSTSADASSRLGP
- a CDS encoding tripartite tricarboxylate transporter TctB family protein, which translates into the protein MESTLSRTLRTALDALADAGTVVLGERPTMEHLLLSVFLLSGLYMIWGAREFSADAATFPRVTAGAMVVFSALLLARNYLPGPLRSVATTPVQLLSSDDTRADIAGTADAELDQSASRDSAGSYTYDVDDPCGPAVVAGLCVLYTGLTFTIGMLYATPIFVGAYALWARLSLPRATVLVAGSFGIAYAFFLAVTPEIAVGWYTGWRFPVPVAPDLPVSTLLGGDPA